In one Echinicola marina genomic region, the following are encoded:
- a CDS encoding TraB/GumN family protein yields the protein MKNLKHFITACIVCIVTVSFGQESSKLENSVLWKIEHPNLEKPSYLFGTLHLMCEDDFLMPEKVLKSLESIDDLVLEVNLSDPKEMQDLQKEMTSASKISEDLTKEQFAKLDTFIQKIMGVPLQNFDAYGISTLYSMMASKMLPCTKIKAMETELVKIATQNNTNIVALEKVSEQFSYIKKAYSPLESYRLIFLFEEYKKDFNNAIESYKKENITEAVRLIAQEKYMNSNSKQYMLSLRNANWVNKMPEMMKEKSNLFAVGTAHLTGKKGLIQLLRQKGYTVTPVL from the coding sequence ATGAAGAATTTAAAACACTTTATCACCGCTTGTATTGTATGCATTGTTACGGTCTCTTTTGGACAAGAAAGCAGTAAATTAGAAAATTCCGTTCTTTGGAAGATAGAACACCCAAATTTAGAAAAACCATCATATCTGTTTGGTACTTTACATTTAATGTGCGAAGATGATTTTTTAATGCCCGAAAAGGTGTTGAAAAGTTTGGAAAGTATTGATGATTTGGTACTGGAAGTAAATCTTTCTGACCCCAAAGAAATGCAGGATCTTCAAAAAGAAATGACCAGTGCAAGTAAGATTTCGGAAGATTTGACCAAAGAACAATTTGCTAAACTTGACACCTTTATTCAAAAGATTATGGGCGTCCCGTTACAAAATTTTGATGCTTATGGTATTTCAACACTTTACAGTATGATGGCGAGCAAGATGTTGCCTTGTACCAAAATCAAAGCTATGGAAACAGAATTAGTTAAGATAGCCACGCAAAACAACACTAATATTGTTGCTCTCGAAAAAGTGTCAGAACAATTTAGCTATATTAAAAAAGCGTACTCTCCGTTGGAAAGTTACCGACTTATATTTTTGTTTGAAGAATATAAAAAGGATTTCAATAACGCTATTGAATCTTATAAAAAGGAAAATATTACAGAAGCAGTCCGTTTAATTGCCCAAGAAAAATATATGAACTCTAATTCAAAACAATATATGCTAAGCCTTCGGAATGCTAACTGGGTAAATAAAATGCCTGAAATGATGAAAGAAAAAAGCAACCTGTTTGCTGTGGGAACTGCACATCTAACAGGTAAAAAAGGGCTTATTCAATTATTAAGACAAAAAGGGTATACCGTAACTCCTGTACTGTAA
- a CDS encoding RNA polymerase sigma factor, producing MKITEKEFLDKINAHKGIIYKVSRMYFDEPEDREDLFQEIILQLWKSVDSFKGNSQFSSWMYRVALNTAIVYYKKERKRKGTTADLKTEPIAPKGYDGIKDKQLEYFYKAVKQLGKIDKALILLYIEGYPGKAIAETLGLSEANTRVKTNRVKKQLKEIIKTEGYEF from the coding sequence GTGAAGATAACCGAAAAGGAATTTTTAGATAAAATAAACGCACACAAGGGCATTATATACAAGGTTTCAAGAATGTATTTTGATGAACCTGAAGACCGTGAAGATTTATTTCAGGAAATAATCTTGCAACTCTGGAAGTCCGTAGATTCCTTTAAAGGCAATAGTCAATTTTCATCTTGGATGTACCGTGTGGCATTAAATACAGCCATTGTGTATTATAAAAAGGAGAGAAAAAGAAAAGGCACAACGGCCGATTTAAAAACAGAACCCATAGCACCAAAAGGTTATGATGGTATTAAAGATAAACAACTCGAATATTTTTATAAAGCCGTAAAACAATTGGGCAAAATAGACAAAGCATTAATCTTGCTGTATATAGAAGGATATCCCGGAAAAGCAATTGCCGAGACTTTAGGGCTTTCCGAAGCTAACACAAGAGTTAAAACCAATAGGGTAAAAAAACAATTAAAAGAAATTATTAAAACAGAAGGATATGAATTTTGA
- a CDS encoding IS110 family RNA-guided transposase produces MEQEIISMEVVNPQAAGIDVGSRSHWVAVGQSEQDVREYGVFNQDLFAMAEWLGEKGTKTIAMESTGSYWQNLYAMLTAKGFEVILCNGKFTKNIKGKKTDVKDCQWIQKLHTLGLLTGSFLPEGKTEELRTYCRHRANLLHSAASASKKMQKYLRLLNFRLDVVVRDICGLTGLLIIRAICEGETNPQKLASLRHGNCRKSEEDIAKALQSNGRKDYLFALKQELETYDQTQEKIARCDKEIEKMLDDIINSDDNKRQHYIEAKPYKRVNKNTPKDIDLNLKAYRIFEGTDLLAIEGMSFSTVLALMSEVGIEGIRKFKTAKHFASWLRLAPNNKVSGGKVLSSKVPKGSNRLKIALRNAANAIGNLKDSTPLRDFFHRISFRKGRVSAISATARKLAVIIWNMVVKGVPYINPEGYLFLDQKRKLGLVKRIRKQIDKFGLTNEDLGLETVHV; encoded by the coding sequence ATGGAACAAGAAATCATCTCCATGGAAGTCGTCAACCCTCAGGCTGCGGGTATTGACGTCGGCAGTCGCTCCCACTGGGTTGCAGTGGGCCAGTCCGAACAGGACGTTCGGGAGTACGGGGTGTTCAATCAGGATTTATTTGCCATGGCAGAATGGTTGGGGGAAAAGGGAACGAAAACCATTGCCATGGAAAGCACGGGCAGCTATTGGCAAAATCTGTATGCGATGTTGACTGCCAAAGGTTTTGAAGTGATCCTGTGCAACGGAAAGTTCACCAAAAACATCAAGGGCAAGAAAACCGACGTGAAGGACTGTCAATGGATCCAGAAACTCCATACCCTTGGCCTGTTGACCGGAAGTTTCCTTCCCGAAGGCAAAACCGAAGAGCTTCGGACCTATTGTCGCCATCGGGCAAACCTTCTTCACTCTGCCGCCTCAGCATCAAAGAAAATGCAGAAATACCTCCGGCTGCTCAACTTTCGGTTGGATGTAGTAGTCAGGGATATCTGCGGACTTACCGGACTGCTGATCATCCGGGCCATCTGCGAAGGGGAAACCAACCCGCAGAAACTTGCTTCCCTGCGTCATGGAAACTGCCGGAAAAGCGAAGAAGATATAGCCAAGGCCTTGCAGAGCAATGGAAGAAAAGATTACCTGTTTGCACTGAAACAGGAGCTGGAGACTTATGATCAGACCCAGGAAAAAATCGCCCGATGCGATAAAGAGATCGAGAAGATGCTGGATGATATCATCAATTCGGATGACAATAAGCGGCAGCACTATATAGAGGCAAAGCCCTACAAAAGGGTCAACAAAAACACCCCCAAGGACATCGACCTCAACCTGAAGGCTTACCGGATCTTTGAAGGAACTGACCTGTTGGCCATCGAAGGAATGAGTTTTTCGACGGTACTGGCCTTGATGAGCGAAGTAGGCATAGAGGGCATCAGAAAGTTTAAAACGGCCAAGCACTTCGCTTCCTGGCTGCGACTGGCACCGAACAACAAGGTGAGCGGAGGGAAGGTGCTCTCAAGTAAAGTTCCAAAAGGAAGTAACAGACTGAAAATCGCATTACGGAATGCGGCCAATGCCATTGGAAACCTGAAGGATTCTACACCACTAAGAGACTTCTTTCATAGAATAAGTTTTAGAAAAGGAAGGGTTTCGGCCATCAGTGCCACGGCCAGAAAGCTGGCCGTCATCATCTGGAACATGGTGGTGAAGGGAGTACCCTATATCAATCCGGAAGGTTATCTCTTCCTGGACCAGAAAAGAAAACTGGGTTTAGTTAAAAGGATTAGGAAGCAAATCGATAAATTCGGTCTGACAAATGAGGATTTGGGACTGGAAACAGTCCATGTTTAA
- a CDS encoding GIY-YIG nuclease family protein, whose amino-acid sequence MKFGKTIKIFLIDGEPNGRMSCELSNWSGKAYKIPRIKIKDCSDRGDLTSTGVYLLFGKDDSGKDQVYIGEAESILKRLNQQLTSKDFWNEAIVFISKDENLNKAHIKYLENRLHDIAKSANRYTVDNSIIPTQSSISESDRAEMEEFIEYIKMLVNTLGHKVFEEKREFKPKQKQESFFIKAARGADGQGEPTSDGFVVFKNSKAAATIVNSMTPNFITYRQKLIDEGVLVDKGEYFEFSDDYIFSSPSTAAVMVMGRNANGLTEWKNKDGKTLKDFETSDKTTKA is encoded by the coding sequence ATGAAATTCGGAAAAACAATAAAAATTTTTCTCATTGACGGAGAACCAAACGGACGAATGAGTTGCGAACTATCCAACTGGTCAGGTAAAGCATATAAAATTCCGCGAATAAAAATAAAGGACTGTTCAGACCGTGGCGACTTGACAAGCACAGGAGTTTATTTACTATTTGGGAAAGACGATTCCGGTAAAGATCAAGTATATATTGGTGAAGCTGAATCAATTTTAAAACGACTCAATCAACAGTTGACTTCGAAGGACTTTTGGAACGAAGCAATTGTTTTTATAAGTAAGGACGAGAACCTTAATAAAGCCCACATTAAATATTTGGAAAATCGTTTGCACGACATTGCGAAATCAGCGAATCGTTATACAGTTGACAATTCAATTATTCCGACTCAATCCTCAATTTCAGAATCCGACAGAGCCGAAATGGAAGAGTTTATTGAGTATATAAAAATGCTTGTAAACACACTCGGACATAAAGTATTTGAAGAAAAGCGAGAATTTAAACCAAAACAAAAACAAGAGTCATTTTTCATAAAGGCAGCACGTGGTGCAGACGGGCAAGGCGAACCGACTTCAGACGGTTTTGTAGTTTTCAAAAACTCTAAAGCCGCTGCGACAATCGTAAACTCAATGACACCAAACTTCATTACGTACAGACAAAAATTAATTGACGAAGGAGTGCTTGTTGACAAAGGAGAATACTTTGAGTTTTCAGACGACTATATATTTAGTAGTCCATCGACTGCTGCTGTTATGGTAATGGGTCGTAATGCCAATGGGCTGACAGAGTGGAAAAATAAAGACGGCAAAACACTTAAAGATTTTGAAACGAGCGACAAAACAACGAAGGCATAA
- a CDS encoding IS110 family RNA-guided transposase — protein sequence MEKEPIIMDVVNPQAAGIDVGSRSHWVAVGQSERDVREFGVFNQDLFAMAAWLEEKNIRTVALESTGTYWQNLYAVLMARGFHLVLCNGKFTKNIKGKKTDIKDCQWIQKLHTLGLLTSSFLPDGKTEELRTYCRQRGNLLRSAASTSKKMQKNLRLLNLRLDVVVKDICGLTGLLIIRSICSGETDPKKLASLRHGNCRKSSEEIARALESNGRKDYLFALKQELDTYDHLQGKIEACDREIEKVLDEIINSDDNKRQHHIDAKPYKRLNKNTPKDIDLNLKAYQMFEGTDLMAIEGMSYSTVLALMSEVGMEGIKKFSTAKHFASWLRLAPNNKVSGGKVLSSKVPKGSNRLKIALRNAANAIGNLKDSTPLRDFFHRINFRKGRVSAVSATARKLAVIIWNMVVKGVPYTNPEGYLFLDQKRKMGLVKRIKKQIDKFGLTNEDLGMETVPI from the coding sequence ATGGAAAAGGAACCTATCATCATGGATGTCGTCAACCCGCAGGCAGCGGGCATTGACGTAGGCAGCCGTTCACATTGGGTGGCTGTGGGGCAGTCCGAAAGGGACGTGCGTGAATTTGGGGTATTCAACCAGGACCTGTTCGCCATGGCGGCTTGGTTGGAGGAGAAAAATATAAGGACAGTGGCCCTTGAGAGTACCGGTACCTACTGGCAGAACCTGTACGCTGTGCTTATGGCAAGGGGATTCCACCTGGTTCTCTGCAACGGCAAATTTACCAAGAACATCAAGGGGAAAAAGACCGACATCAAGGATTGCCAATGGATCCAGAAACTGCATACCCTTGGGCTTTTGACCAGCAGTTTTCTTCCCGATGGCAAAACAGAAGAGCTGAGGACCTATTGCAGGCAGAGGGGCAACCTTCTCCGTTCGGCAGCATCCACCTCCAAGAAGATGCAGAAGAACCTGAGGCTGCTGAACCTGAGGTTGGACGTGGTGGTCAAGGATATTTGCGGCCTGACAGGACTTTTGATCATCCGGTCCATCTGTTCGGGAGAAACCGATCCGAAGAAGCTGGCCTCGCTCAGGCATGGGAACTGCCGGAAAAGCAGCGAAGAGATCGCCAGGGCACTGGAGAGCAATGGAAGGAAGGACTACCTGTTCGCCCTGAAGCAGGAACTTGATACCTATGACCACCTTCAGGGTAAAATCGAAGCATGTGACAGGGAAATAGAGAAGGTACTCGACGAGATCATCAATTCGGATGACAACAAGAGACAGCACCACATCGATGCCAAGCCCTACAAGAGGCTGAACAAAAACACCCCAAAGGACATTGACCTCAACCTGAAGGCCTACCAGATGTTCGAGGGGACCGACCTGATGGCCATTGAAGGGATGAGCTATTCCACGGTTCTTGCCCTGATGAGCGAAGTGGGGATGGAAGGCATCAAGAAGTTCAGTACCGCCAAGCACTTTGCCTCATGGCTCAGGCTGGCCCCGAACAACAAGGTAAGTGGCGGCAAGGTACTCTCAAGCAAAGTACCGAAAGGAAGCAACAGGCTGAAAATCGCATTGCGCAATGCAGCCAATGCCATTGGCAACCTTAAGGATTCCACACCCCTCAGGGATTTTTTCCACAGGATCAACTTCAGGAAGGGAAGGGTGTCAGCGGTAAGTGCCACGGCAAGAAAGCTTGCCGTCATCATCTGGAACATGGTGGTGAAGGGAGTCCCATACACCAACCCGGAAGGCTATCTCTTTTTAGACCAGAAAAGAAAGATGGGGCTTGTCAAGAGGATAAAGAAACAAATCGATAAATTCGGACTTACAAATGAGGATTTGGGGATGGAAACAGTCCCTATTTAA
- a CDS encoding helix-turn-helix domain-containing protein, whose translation MAKIIIDKQNGELAFRLEELNDLSQFDHLQRRNYYSIVLLCGISYELSVDFQSFELQGNHMICLAPYQPFMIRSEEKCQGYLLNFHPDFFCTYRHQNEIETEGILFNNFHGLPYFTVNEQSLFLNLIDQISKEMDKDSIAQHEVLVAFLKVFLIEAVRHKKQFDQQLTSRLSDSKTEILQNLVDAIESNYCKFHSPQEYADELCVSPKTLAGIVKKYLNQTTSSLISNRIIIEAKRELYLTSKPVKQVAAFLGYDDEFYFSRFFKKKVGVSPDIYRKTVGFAKLESN comes from the coding sequence ATGGCAAAAATAATTATAGACAAACAAAACGGGGAACTTGCGTTTAGATTAGAAGAGTTAAACGATCTAAGCCAGTTTGATCATCTACAAAGAAGAAATTATTATTCTATCGTTTTGTTATGTGGAATTAGCTATGAACTAAGCGTTGATTTTCAAAGTTTTGAATTGCAAGGAAATCATATGATTTGTTTGGCTCCGTATCAACCTTTCATGATACGTTCTGAAGAAAAGTGTCAGGGTTATTTATTGAATTTTCATCCCGATTTTTTTTGTACATATAGACATCAAAACGAAATAGAGACCGAGGGAATCCTTTTTAATAATTTCCATGGTTTACCCTATTTTACTGTAAACGAGCAAAGCCTATTTCTTAATTTGATTGATCAAATTTCGAAAGAGATGGACAAAGACTCAATCGCTCAGCATGAAGTTCTTGTGGCATTTTTAAAAGTGTTTTTAATAGAAGCGGTCAGACATAAGAAACAATTTGATCAACAATTAACTTCCAGATTATCAGATTCAAAAACAGAAATTTTACAAAATTTAGTCGATGCAATTGAGAGTAATTATTGCAAATTCCATTCTCCCCAAGAATACGCAGATGAACTATGTGTAAGTCCTAAAACTTTAGCCGGTATCGTCAAGAAATATCTCAATCAAACGACTTCATCCTTAATTTCAAATAGGATCATTATTGAGGCGAAACGAGAACTTTATCTAACTTCTAAACCAGTGAAACAAGTTGCTGCTTTTTTAGGTTATGACGATGAATTCTATTTCAGTCGTTTTTTTAAAAAGAAGGTAGGGGTATCACCTGATATTTATCGTAAGACAGTTGGTTTTGCTAAACTAGAGTCAAATTAA
- a CDS encoding putative quinol monooxygenase: MKFKSLIKLSSLVLILAITIQTFSQSKKSNIMDNTKNEKIGLLVIMKAKEGKEQEVKEFLLGGLSLVNAEPKTESWFAFQIDEQTFGIYDTFEAEEGRQAHLKGEVAKALLANAGDLLEGFDASRDIKAVDVQASNHKAGNQNKGLLVIMKAKEGKTSTVEDFLQAGKSLVSSEPATLSWYAFKINEETYAIFDTFADDAGRDAHLTGKVAAALMENAPVILEGFDASAIQKINILASK; the protein is encoded by the coding sequence ATGAAATTTAAAAGTTTAATCAAATTAAGTAGCCTAGTTCTAATTTTAGCGATAACAATTCAAACATTTTCTCAATCTAAAAAAAGTAATATTATGGACAACACAAAAAATGAAAAAATCGGATTATTAGTAATCATGAAAGCGAAAGAAGGTAAGGAGCAAGAAGTGAAAGAGTTTCTTCTAGGTGGTTTATCATTGGTAAATGCAGAACCAAAAACTGAATCTTGGTTTGCATTTCAAATAGATGAACAAACTTTCGGAATTTATGACACATTTGAAGCTGAAGAAGGCAGACAGGCACACTTAAAAGGAGAAGTGGCAAAAGCCTTATTGGCCAATGCTGGAGATCTTTTAGAAGGTTTTGATGCTAGCAGAGACATTAAGGCTGTTGATGTTCAAGCAAGTAATCATAAAGCGGGTAATCAGAACAAGGGATTGTTGGTGATTATGAAAGCCAAAGAAGGAAAGACATCTACAGTGGAGGATTTCTTGCAAGCGGGCAAGTCATTGGTGAGTTCTGAGCCTGCAACTTTATCATGGTATGCTTTTAAAATCAATGAAGAAACCTATGCCATTTTCGATACGTTTGCAGATGACGCTGGCAGAGATGCTCATTTGACAGGGAAAGTAGCAGCAGCGTTGATGGAGAATGCGCCTGTAATTTTGGAAGGCTTTGATGCTTCAGCAATTCAAAAAATTAACATTCTAGCTTCAAAATAA
- a CDS encoding addiction module antidote protein, translating into METTKFDIADYLDSNEMIAEYLNSVLEEGDNDDIIVALGHITKSIGMTKIAEETGMSKPSLYKALSDGAKPQFSTIMKVLKAVGGQIRVNPISA; encoded by the coding sequence ATGGAAACAACAAAATTTGACATAGCGGATTACTTGGACAGCAATGAAATGATTGCCGAATACTTGAATTCCGTTTTGGAAGAAGGCGATAATGATGACATAATTGTTGCTCTCGGACATATTACAAAATCAATTGGAATGACCAAAATTGCCGAAGAAACAGGAATGAGCAAACCAAGTTTGTACAAAGCATTATCAGACGGTGCAAAACCTCAATTTTCGACAATAATGAAAGTATTAAAAGCAGTTGGCGGACAAATAAGAGTAAATCCAATATCTGCGTGA
- the tnpA gene encoding IS200/IS605 family transposase, which produces MSQESKYIHKSHNVSVLLYHIVCSAKYRRVVFSKEVDKVLTSTCEQIELRYEIKFLEIGTDADHVHFLIQSVPTYSITKIVRTIKSLVSREVFKECPEVKKQLWGGEFWGKGYFVNTVGQHGTEEKIANYVKSQGLEKGYKKLKTNYQLKIFD; this is translated from the coding sequence ATGTCGCAAGAAAGTAAGTATATCCATAAGAGTCATAATGTATCAGTTTTGCTGTACCATATAGTTTGCTCAGCAAAATATAGACGAGTAGTGTTCAGTAAAGAGGTTGATAAAGTTCTGACATCGACGTGTGAACAGATAGAACTAAGATATGAGATTAAATTTCTGGAAATCGGTACAGATGCTGACCATGTACATTTTCTGATCCAATCGGTTCCAACGTATAGTATAACCAAAATAGTGAGAACGATAAAGAGTTTAGTGTCACGAGAGGTGTTTAAAGAATGCCCAGAGGTGAAAAAACAGCTCTGGGGAGGGGAGTTTTGGGGTAAGGGATATTTTGTCAATACGGTAGGCCAACATGGAACAGAGGAAAAGATCGCTAATTATGTAAAGAGTCAAGGGCTGGAAAAAGGATATAAAAAATTGAAGACCAATTATCAATTAAAAATATTCGATTGA
- a CDS encoding methyltransferase domain-containing protein, producing MALHYGFWDENVQSHRQALWNMNYQIAKNAQIKKTDIVLDAGCGVGGTSFFLANNIGCFVEGISLSEAHIKRALEYKKIHDPKNLVKFTCQNFCNTSFPDNSFDVIFGIESVVHAENKTDFLKEAFRLLKPGGRLLISDYFLRQPQSTDERLILKKWADSWAIDDFIYEDNFLIEVKKTGFNLFFLKDISKNVYPSIKLMHRSYYPRIFISRISNFFGRRTNKQLENSKSGKFQYQSYSSKVWKYKHFLAFKNLNENLNTFEDFVKTDPPCEFYVDNEKLRERFPILSKKGFIGRNILKRTMHYYLEKGIKNSHKRF from the coding sequence ATGGCATTACACTATGGGTTTTGGGATGAAAATGTCCAATCTCATAGACAGGCTCTATGGAATATGAACTATCAAATAGCTAAAAATGCTCAAATAAAAAAAACAGATATTGTACTCGATGCCGGTTGTGGTGTTGGAGGAACATCTTTTTTTCTTGCAAACAATATAGGCTGTTTTGTAGAGGGCATATCTCTTTCGGAAGCACATATTAAACGTGCTTTGGAATACAAAAAAATACACGACCCCAAGAACTTAGTTAAGTTTACATGTCAAAACTTTTGCAATACATCTTTCCCTGATAATAGTTTTGATGTAATTTTTGGGATTGAAAGTGTAGTACATGCCGAAAATAAAACTGATTTTTTGAAAGAAGCTTTTAGGCTATTAAAACCTGGAGGTAGGCTTTTAATATCTGATTACTTCTTAAGGCAACCTCAAAGTACAGATGAAAGATTAATACTAAAAAAATGGGCGGATTCATGGGCTATAGATGACTTTATATATGAAGACAATTTTTTAATTGAAGTGAAGAAAACTGGTTTTAACCTCTTCTTTTTGAAAGACATTTCAAAAAATGTTTACCCTTCAATTAAATTGATGCATAGATCTTATTATCCTAGGATTTTTATAAGTAGAATTTCAAACTTTTTTGGAAGAAGAACAAATAAGCAATTAGAAAACAGCAAATCTGGTAAGTTTCAATATCAATCTTATAGCAGCAAGGTATGGAAATATAAACACTTTTTAGCTTTTAAGAATTTAAACGAAAACCTTAACACATTTGAAGATTTTGTAAAGACTGACCCTCCTTGTGAATTTTACGTGGATAATGAGAAATTAAGAGAACGCTTTCCTATTCTTTCAAAAAAAGGATTTATTGGTAGAAATATTTTGAAAAGAACCATGCACTATTACCTTGAAAAAGGTATAAAAAACTCACATAAACGATTTTAA
- a CDS encoding glycoside hydrolase family 140 protein: MKKTFLIVLFGLLSLYVKGQTPQLLRISENKKHIVNQDNEPFFWLGGTAWEMIHRLNKEEIDLYLTDRASKGFTIIQTVILAELDGLNTPNAYGHKPLIDNNPEKINEKYFELVDYVINKASELGMYIGLLPSWGDKFNLKWGPGPVIFTPENAEKYGELLAKRYLDKTNIIWVLGGDRMPENDYQYNIVMAMAKGIRKIDSLHLMTYHPAGAYKATDSFNVEWLDFDMFQSGHDRSAKEYNYVLKSHQVSPPRPVIEAEARYENIMEKFWEPGEHAWMDDADVRLTAYWTMLSGAAGYTYGCHDIWQMYTIGAEPISKARTGWKEALQLPGSRQMSYMKEILTSFPWQNMVNNQTLILNDNPEDQGYIVSAIGQDNDFIIAYTPMGRAIQLYLSKIHSNKIKAFWYNPRSGESVLINTYSTTEKPIFKPWATGRGSDFLLIILDINSAIQIP, encoded by the coding sequence ATGAAAAAAACGTTTTTGATTGTACTATTCGGTTTACTATCCTTATATGTGAAGGGACAAACACCTCAATTATTAAGGATATCAGAAAACAAAAAACATATTGTAAACCAAGACAATGAGCCATTTTTTTGGTTAGGTGGTACAGCTTGGGAAATGATACATCGATTAAATAAGGAAGAAATAGATTTATACCTGACCGACAGAGCATCTAAGGGTTTTACAATTATCCAAACTGTCATTCTTGCCGAGCTTGATGGATTAAATACTCCCAATGCTTATGGTCATAAACCATTAATCGATAACAATCCAGAAAAGATCAATGAAAAATATTTTGAACTGGTGGATTATGTCATAAATAAGGCAAGTGAATTGGGAATGTATATTGGATTACTCCCAAGCTGGGGGGACAAATTTAACCTTAAATGGGGCCCGGGACCAGTTATATTCACACCTGAAAATGCAGAAAAATATGGAGAGCTCTTAGCCAAAAGGTATTTGGATAAAACGAATATAATTTGGGTACTTGGTGGAGACAGAATGCCTGAAAATGATTACCAATATAATATAGTCATGGCTATGGCAAAAGGTATCAGGAAAATTGACAGCTTACACCTAATGACTTATCATCCTGCTGGTGCCTATAAAGCCACCGATTCATTTAATGTGGAATGGCTCGACTTTGATATGTTCCAAAGCGGACATGATCGAAGCGCAAAAGAATATAATTATGTTCTTAAAAGCCATCAAGTAAGCCCACCAAGGCCAGTAATTGAAGCCGAAGCCAGGTATGAAAACATTATGGAGAAATTTTGGGAACCAGGGGAACATGCATGGATGGATGATGCTGATGTAAGATTAACGGCCTACTGGACCATGCTTTCGGGAGCGGCAGGATATACCTATGGCTGTCATGATATTTGGCAAATGTATACTATTGGAGCGGAGCCCATTTCAAAAGCAAGGACAGGTTGGAAAGAAGCATTGCAATTGCCCGGCTCAAGGCAAATGTCGTACATGAAAGAAATCTTAACCTCATTTCCATGGCAGAATATGGTTAACAATCAAACCTTAATTCTAAACGACAATCCTGAAGACCAAGGATATATAGTAAGCGCCATTGGACAGGATAATGATTTTATCATTGCATATACACCAATGGGCAGAGCTATTCAACTATATTTGTCAAAAATACATTCCAACAAAATAAAAGCATTTTGGTACAATCCCCGTTCAGGAGAAAGCGTACTGATAAATACCTATTCCACCACAGAAAAACCCATTTTCAAACCGTGGGCCACTGGTCGGGGAAGCGATTTTCTATTGATAATCCTTGATATCAATTCTGCTATACAAATACCATAA
- a CDS encoding helix-turn-helix transcriptional regulator: MSQAVSVEKVYITRQTIHANERGGFVPPSALALKISSVLKIESDKLFEWEDSVWL, translated from the coding sequence ATGTCGCAAGCTGTATCAGTTGAAAAAGTCTATATTACGCGTCAAACCATTCATGCCAATGAAAGGGGAGGTTTTGTCCCACCATCAGCATTGGCCTTGAAAATTTCTTCAGTGCTTAAGATTGAGAGTGATAAGCTTTTTGAATGGGAGGATTCAGTTTGGCTCTGA
- a CDS encoding class I SAM-dependent methyltransferase — protein MDNKQHNNDIVEQFSKQAQGYTSIRSHSDALEKLIQISGLSQEDTVLEIACGSGIVSCEFAKHASFVTGIDITQKMLDQAKRLQDKEGLQNISWEIGDVSSLPYEDNQFSMVISRFGFHHFLNPLQVLKEMKRVCKPNGLIMLVDVSVPEDKITKYNEMEKIRDYSHVSVLAVAEFDQLFERLSLRRMETEKYMMQISLEEQLRASFPTDPQALEKMILQDIGLDELGINATRKGEDVMLNYPVYIFSVRKI, from the coding sequence ATGGATAATAAGCAGCACAACAATGATATTGTTGAACAGTTTTCAAAGCAGGCACAAGGATATACCTCTATAAGGTCCCATAGCGATGCTTTGGAGAAATTGATCCAAATATCGGGGCTTAGCCAGGAAGATACCGTATTGGAGATTGCCTGTGGTTCGGGGATCGTTTCATGTGAATTTGCAAAACACGCCAGTTTTGTTACAGGTATTGATATAACCCAGAAAATGCTCGATCAGGCAAAAAGATTACAGGATAAGGAGGGCCTTCAAAATATCAGTTGGGAAATCGGGGACGTCAGTAGTTTACCCTATGAAGATAACCAATTCTCAATGGTCATTTCAAGGTTTGGCTTTCATCATTTTTTGAATCCGCTGCAAGTTCTAAAGGAAATGAAAAGAGTCTGTAAACCCAATGGGCTCATCATGCTTGTGGATGTTTCTGTTCCGGAAGATAAAATCACCAAGTACAATGAGATGGAAAAAATCAGGGATTATTCCCACGTATCGGTCTTGGCGGTAGCGGAGTTTGACCAACTGTTTGAAAGGCTAAGCCTAAGGCGGATGGAAACTGAAAAGTATATGATGCAGATTAGCCTGGAAGAACAACTCCGGGCTTCATTTCCCACGGATCCTCAAGCATTGGAAAAGATGATCTTGCAGGATATTGGTCTTGATGAATTGGGTATAAATGCCACGAGGAAAGGGGAGGACGTTATGCTTAATTACCCTGTTTACATCTTCTCAGTGCGTAAAATTTGA